Part of the Halostella litorea genome is shown below.
TCGCCGGCGTCGATCGACTCGTCCGGGAAGTGCGCCTGGTCGATGCTCCCCGGCCCGAACACCACGGTCGGGATGTCCGCCGCCAGGTAGTGTCGGCTGTCCGCGCCGAACGTCCCGCCCCACGGCGTCGCGTCCAGTCCGGCCTCGGTCGCCGCGTCCCGGACCGCCCCCACGATCGGCTCGTCGAGGTCGACCTCGGCCGGTTCGAACTGGATCGAGAACCGCTCGAACGTCGGCGGGTGCTCGCTGAGCCAGTCGCTGTCGGCGACCACCGCGTCCAGCCGCTCCTGGAACTCCGCCTCCACCTCGGCGACGCTCTCGCCCGGCGCGACGCCGATCCGGACCTCGGCGACGAGTTCGTCGGGCACCGACGACGCCCAGTTGCCCGCCTCGACGGTCCCGACAGTGACGGGCCACTTCACGGGGTGGTCCTCGTACAGCGGGTGGGTCACGCGCTCCTCGCGCTCCGCCTCCAGATCCATGAACGCCCGCCGGATCCGCTCGAAGTGGGGCAGCACCGACTCGCCGTGCCAGCGCGTCGCCGCGTGGGCCGCCCGTCCGCGGAGCCGGAGGCGTTTCATCACGCTCCCCTCGACGGCCGCCACGACGCCCAGTTCCGTCGGCTCCGCGATGATCGCGGCGTCGCGCTCGAACGGGTAGGGGTTCGACAGCGCCGCCGCGGCCGCGCCGATCCCGCCCTCCTCCTCGCCGGCCACGCCCTCGACGACGATCCGCCCGTCGAGGTCAGTCCGGTCGGCGAGTTGCCGCGCCGCGAACACGCAGGCCGTCAGGCCGCCCTTCATGTCCGCCGCGCCCCGCGCCGTCACGCGGTCACCGTCCCACTCGGGGTCGAACGGGTCGCTCGACCACGCCGACCGCGTCGCCGGCACCACGTCGACGTGGCCGTTCAGCACCAGCGTCGGCCCCGCCTCGGGGTCGCCGAGTTCGACGACGCCCGCGACCGACGGCCGGTCGGCCGTCTCGATCTCGGCCGGGTCGTCCGGGAACGACGGGTGTTCGGCCAGTTTGGCGGCGTCCGCGGTCCACTCGTAGGTGTCGAAGCCGAACGCCTCGAACCGGTCCCGGAGCCACGCCATCGCCGGGGCCTCGTTCCCGCCGGTCGTGTCGAACCGCAGCAGTTCCTCGAGAAACTCGCGCAAGGCGGCCTCCTCGTCGAGGTCACTCATACCGAGACACGCGCAGGGGGAGGGCAAAAACGATTCGCCGGCGTGCGCGTGGAACGATAACCCTTTAGCCGTCCCGGCGTGAATCCTCGACTGCGGGCCGGTAGCTCAGTTAGGCAGAGCGTCTGGCTTTTAACCAGATGGTCGGGGGTTCAACTCCCTCCCGGCCCGCTGGGCGACGAACAGACGTGAGGAGCGCAGCGGTTACGTGGGAGTTGAAGTAGACCGGACGCGCAGCGAAGCGAGCAGTCCGGGCGTAGTTCAACTCCCTCCCGGCCCGTTTAACGACAGTGAGCCGTGAAATCGCTCTCTCAGCACGGTGCGGCGGCGGCAGAAAGACGGATCGGTCGCAGTCGGAAACCCGCGAGAAAACGGCGAAAACCGAAGCCGGCTACTCCTTCCGCGGGAGGTACGCCAGCCCGGTGAGCAGGACGCCCGCGAGGCCGCTCATGATGACGACCGCCCAGACGCCGTTGATGCGCTCGTGGAAGTGCTCCTGCTCGGCGATCTGGTCCTCGTAGCCCTCGATGTCGGTGGTCAGGACGAATGTGTCGTCGCTGGGGAAGTGCGCGACGTACTCGGTCCCCTCGGTCTGCGAGGAGTTCAGGATGAACGGCTCGCCCTCGGTAACCGAGACCTCCTCGGTGCGCTCGCCGCTCCACTCCAGCAGGACGCCGTCGGTCGTGATGTTGGCGACGGTCGTCGAGTTACCCTGATACTCGAACTCCTGCCCCTCGGATATCGTCAGGTTGGTGAACGCCTCGTCCTGCAGGTACGGCGTCAGTTCGCGGCTGCCGTCGTCGAACTCGCGGACCACGTAGTACTGACCGGCCTCGCCGTCGTACGTGATGTTCGCGTTGGTGCCGTTGGCCGGCGTGGTGCGGAGCGTCGCCTCGGAGGGGTCCGAGACGTTGGCGATGAACACGTAGTGGTCGCTCCCGTTGTACGTCGCCGTCGCGTTGTTCTGGAGCGTCGCGGAGAACGGTGCGGACTCGTTCGTCCACGACAGCGTCGCCTCGCCCGGATCCTCGGCCGTCGGAGCGGTGACGCTCGTCACCGTGTACGCCCGGTCGCCCGCATCGACCGGCGTTCCGTTCTGCAGTTCGTACTCGGGGTTTTCGAGCGTTACCGACGGGCCCTGCGCCGTCGCGATGAACGCGTACGACCCGGCAGCGAGCACGAGGAAGAACGCGATATACACCGCCGCTGCTCGTCGTTGCATGTGTCGACCGACGTACGCACTCCCTAAAACGGTTACTTTTCGCCCGAGGAAAGTCGCGCGAAGCTCTCGGAAAGCCCGACCGGTCGGCGGTGAACGCGGTCCTACGCCGCGCCGACGTCCAGTCGAGCGGTCAGGTCGCGCGGCGGAGACGGCGCGGTGGCGGCCCGCGGTAAGGCGGCGTGACGCGCACACGTCACGTGGCCGTGACACGAAGCCGGCGAAACGGTTACCCGCGTTTATTGACCGATCCATCGACCGAACCGGTCATGACCGAACCCGCAGCGAAGCGCGCGCTCGACCGGCCGACGCCCGACCGGACGGGGCGGCCGGACGGACGGCCGAACGACGCGGTACCGGACGCACCCACGGGGGACCGCCGATGAGCGGCAGGTGGACGACGCTCGGCGCGCTCGCGTTCGCCGCGCTCATGGTGGCGAGTGCCGGCGGCGCGCCCGTCGCCGCGGGGGGCGCTGTCACTGCCGGAGGCGACACGAGCGCCGCCGCGACCGACGCCGCGCAGGCCCAGGTCACGCAGGAGGACGCGGAAGCCGCCGCGGAGGCGGGCGTCGAGGACGGGATCGAACTCGCCGAGGCCCGGGGCGCGAACGTCACCGAGGCCCAGCGCGATGCCGCCGTTGCGGGTGCGGTCGCGGCCGCGACGCGGGTCGCGAACGCGACGGGCGGCAACGCATCGCGGATACGCGCGGCCGCACAGGGGGCCGCCCACGGGGTGTTGATCCAGGGCCAGCGGGCAAACGAATCGCAGATCCGGGCGACCGTCCGCGGGGCGACTGCGGGTGCGGCCCAGCGGCAGGCGGCGACCGCCGTCCAGGTCCAGAGCGCGGCGTACGGCGCGGCCCACGGGACCGTCGCCGGCAGCGGGAACGCGACGACCGCACAGCTCCGGCGCGTCGCCAACGGCTCCGCGGGCGGGGCGACCGCGATGGCCGTCGACCGGGACACCGAGAACGTGTCGATGATCGCGGAGGCCGGACAGGGGGCCGCCTACGGCGCGCTCGCGGGGGCGCGGAACGTCACCGTCGTGCAGGGCCAGGCGGTCGAGGCCGAGCAAGAGCAGGGCGACGGCGAGCAGCGCCAGACCGTCACCGTGCGGCAGGTGCAGGCCGCGGCCTTCGGTGCCGCGGAGGGCGCGTACGACGAGAACGGGACGACCGACCCCAAACAGATCCGCGCGGCCGCGACCGGCGCGGCACACGGCGCGCTCGTCCAGACGCAGACGGCCAGCGTCGAACAGGTGCAGGCCGCCGCCCGCGGCGCGTGTCGAGGGGCGCTGACCCAGCGCCAGCGCGTCAGCGTCACACAGACCCAGGAGGCGGCGTACGGCGCGGCGAAGGGGTCGGTGTCGCAGTCCCAGTCGGCCTCGGTCGAGCAGATCCAGTCCGCCGCGCAGGGCGGCGCGAGCGGCGTCGTCCAGATCCAGACGGTCAACGTCGTGCAGGTCCAGCGCGCCGCCGCGGGGGCCGCGAGCGGCGCGGCCCGCACCGCCGCCCAGGAGCAGGTCGTCGACGTCCGGCAGATCCAGGCCGCGGCGCGGGGCGCGGGGCAGGGCTCGATCGTGCAGGTCCAGACGGTCAACGTCGTCCAGATCCAGGTCATCGCCGACGGCGCGTCGAGCGGGGCCGTGTCGCAGAGCCAGTCCGCCAGCGTCGTCCAGATCCAGAGCGCCGCCCGCGGTGCCGCCGCCGGCGCGACGGGGCTGGTGCAGCGCCAGGAGGTGACGGTCGAGCAGGTCCAGACCGTCACCCGGCGCGCCGCGAGCGAGGCCGCCGAGGACGCGGCCGAGGACGGCGTGACCGACCAGCGACAGATCGCCGACGCCGCGAACGACACCGTGGAGCGGGCGGCCGGCGAGAACGACACCGTCGGTAACGGGACGGACGCGGAGCCCCCGGAGCCAACCGCCGAACTCGCCGTCGCGAACCAGACCGGCGACGGGGCGAACCTCACCGTCGACGAGGCATCGGCCAGCGTCGACTTCACCCTGGAAGCCAGCGAGAACGGCACG
Proteins encoded:
- a CDS encoding beta strand repeat-containing protein; its protein translation is MSGRWTTLGALAFAALMVASAGGAPVAAGGAVTAGGDTSAAATDAAQAQVTQEDAEAAAEAGVEDGIELAEARGANVTEAQRDAAVAGAVAAATRVANATGGNASRIRAAAQGAAHGVLIQGQRANESQIRATVRGATAGAAQRQAATAVQVQSAAYGAAHGTVAGSGNATTAQLRRVANGSAGGATAMAVDRDTENVSMIAEAGQGAAYGALAGARNVTVVQGQAVEAEQEQGDGEQRQTVTVRQVQAAAFGAAEGAYDENGTTDPKQIRAAATGAAHGALVQTQTASVEQVQAAARGACRGALTQRQRVSVTQTQEAAYGAAKGSVSQSQSASVEQIQSAAQGGASGVVQIQTVNVVQVQRAAAGAASGAARTAAQEQVVDVRQIQAAARGAGQGSIVQVQTVNVVQIQVIADGASSGAVSQSQSASVVQIQSAARGAAAGATGLVQRQEVTVEQVQTVTRRAASEAAEDAAEDGVTDQRQIADAANDTVERAAGENDTVGNGTDAEPPEPTAELAVANQTGDGANLTVDEASASVDFTLEASENGTTLNETAVDANGTFEGNLTLDPPLEENTTVRVAVVNADTGDELANRTVAYTVTGAEPAPPTATLNVSNQTGDGTNLTVDEATASVDFVVEASENGTVLNETAVDANGTFEGNLTLDPPLEENATVRVAVVDADTGATLNGTNVSYAVTPADEPETANVTFENQTSDGTSVVVNATNSTNGSFVAVHETTPTGGVGDVVGVSAFVDAGQAENVTVDLFDVPGLETNRTALNGSQTLVAMVHRDTDGDGTFDFLTSGGDDDGPYLNDTGGPVVDDAFVTVADGDVNDTGAAANGTEATNDTDAAANGTNETADGADDGLAGVVEPPDGMSDDGAATNGTDDGNATGTPNGTDAETTTGPAATTDGTEPVTTEPTDAPNGTDTGNGTTRPAGP
- a CDS encoding M20/M25/M40 family metallo-hydrolase is translated as MSDLDEEAALREFLEELLRFDTTGGNEAPAMAWLRDRFEAFGFDTYEWTADAAKLAEHPSFPDDPAEIETADRPSVAGVVELGDPEAGPTLVLNGHVDVVPATRSAWSSDPFDPEWDGDRVTARGAADMKGGLTACVFAARQLADRTDLDGRIVVEGVAGEEEGGIGAAAAALSNPYPFERDAAIIAEPTELGVVAAVEGSVMKRLRLRGRAAHAATRWHGESVLPHFERIRRAFMDLEAEREERVTHPLYEDHPVKWPVTVGTVEAGNWASSVPDELVAEVRIGVAPGESVAEVEAEFQERLDAVVADSDWLSEHPPTFERFSIQFEPAEVDLDEPIVGAVRDAATEAGLDATPWGGTFGADSRHYLAADIPTVVFGPGSIDQAHFPDESIDAGEVTRAAAVIADAAERFCEG